A window from Bacteroidales bacterium encodes these proteins:
- a CDS encoding Hpt domain-containing protein yields MLYDLGTLRKMSDNDEFFIIDMLQTFKRTTPPVLERMQQYMAENKTEAVGREAHKMIPGVSFLGAVQLKEVLVKIEESAKAGTNQENMPAWVDEAISQSNELIRCFENDFPGKV; encoded by the coding sequence ATGCTATACGACCTCGGAACGCTCAGAAAAATGTCAGACAACGATGAATTTTTCATCATTGATATGTTACAGACATTTAAACGAACCACACCTCCTGTCCTTGAAAGGATGCAGCAATATATGGCAGAAAATAAGACGGAAGCCGTGGGGCGCGAAGCCCATAAAATGATCCCGGGTGTTTCTTTCCTGGGAGCTGTTCAACTTAAAGAAGTGCTTGTAAAAATTGAGGAATCGGCAAAGGCCGGTACAAATCAAGAAAACATGCCTGCCTGGGTTGATGAAGCCATTTCACAAAGTAATGAGTTGATCCGTTGTTTTGAGAATGATTTTCCCGGTAAAGTGTAA
- a CDS encoding amidohydrolase, whose protein sequence is MPDLKIIVVQPDILWKNIPGNQKKISEMLDTADTDADLIVLPEMFQTGFCTQPADVAEPMDGSTVRWMKRTAEARNCAIAGSLVIKEGRRFYNRLVYIDQYENMSWYDKRHLFTIEGEESKYTPGLRHLVVPLKGWHISFLICYDLRFPVWARNAENYDVLVYSASWPESRDDVWSTLLRARAMENQSYVIGVNRTGTDGNKLNYVGNSIVVDPKGRVMAGMKDSHEGLLSVTLSKEPLDKFRKEFPAWKDADDFELKI, encoded by the coding sequence ATGCCTGATCTTAAAATAATAGTTGTTCAACCCGATATTCTTTGGAAGAATATCCCGGGTAACCAAAAAAAAATCAGTGAAATGCTTGACACAGCTGACACTGATGCCGATCTTATTGTACTTCCTGAAATGTTCCAGACCGGGTTTTGCACACAACCGGCCGATGTTGCTGAACCTATGGACGGAAGTACCGTACGCTGGATGAAAAGAACTGCAGAAGCACGCAATTGTGCTATCGCCGGAAGCCTTGTAATTAAAGAAGGCCGCAGGTTTTACAATCGCCTTGTATATATTGACCAGTATGAGAATATGTCGTGGTACGATAAAAGGCATTTGTTCACCATTGAAGGCGAGGAGTCTAAATATACACCCGGTTTGCGGCATTTGGTTGTACCGTTAAAAGGATGGCATATAAGCTTTTTAATATGTTATGACCTCAGATTCCCGGTCTGGGCCAGAAACGCGGAAAATTACGATGTACTTGTTTACTCAGCGAGCTGGCCTGAAAGTCGTGATGATGTCTGGTCCACTTTGTTAAGAGCCCGTGCCATGGAAAACCAGTCGTATGTGATTGGCGTCAACCGGACAGGTACTGACGGCAATAAATTAAACTATGTGGGCAATTCAATTGTAGTTGATCCGAAAGGGAGGGTTATGGCCGGAATGAAGGATTCCCATGAAGGGTTACTATCCGTAACCCTTTCAAAGGAACCATTGGATAAATTTCGTAAGGAGTTTCCGGCGTGGAAGGACGCCGATGACTTTGAATTAAAGATCTAG
- a CDS encoding peptidylprolyl isomerase → MIVSQNKVVSLTYELRVNGNADVVEAVDRNSPLTFIYGSGSLLPRFEDNLSGLKVGDTFDFNLSSEDAYGNYDDNSVIQVPLQAFEIDGKVDYNLVKIGSKIPMQDSEGHRLTGVVKNVDIDSVTMDFNHPLAGNNLNFKGEITEIRQASEEEMSHGHVHGGCSCGDGCDSCGSGCN, encoded by the coding sequence ATGATAGTATCTCAGAATAAAGTGGTTTCTCTTACTTATGAATTGCGTGTTAACGGAAACGCTGACGTTGTAGAAGCTGTAGATCGCAATTCGCCTCTCACTTTTATTTATGGAAGCGGATCCTTGCTTCCACGGTTTGAAGATAATCTTTCCGGCCTGAAAGTTGGCGATACATTCGATTTTAATCTTTCAAGTGAGGATGCCTATGGCAATTATGACGATAATTCTGTGATCCAGGTTCCTCTCCAGGCATTTGAAATTGACGGGAAGGTTGATTATAATCTTGTTAAAATAGGAAGTAAAATTCCTATGCAGGATAGCGAAGGCCACAGACTTACCGGCGTTGTTAAGAATGTCGATATTGATTCTGTTACAATGGATTTTAACCATCCCCTTGCAGGAAATAATTTGAATTTTAAGGGTGAAATTACCGAAATAAGGCAGGCATCAGAAGAAGAAATGTCACATGGTCATGTTCACGGCGGATGCAGCTGCGGTGACGGTTGTGACTCCTGTGGCAGCGGCTGCAACTAG
- a CDS encoding porin family protein, translating into MKTKSALIVTLIFILAASASAQIKLGIRGGLNASRLKSSTEFLTPDPTPLNNYKITVPNYMMIGYHVGLIGQIQLFNFFIQPEALYTVTRNDINVYDLNSATPDNADNITQRLNRIDVPILVGFKLKDFKMEIGPVVTFLVSDDSDLQQITQYDLKLNKASAGFQAGIGLDFRHLCLDLKYEGSLSKLSDGINIGNNERIGFDSRISQVILSAGIYF; encoded by the coding sequence ATGAAAACTAAAAGTGCACTGATTGTTACTTTAATTTTTATATTAGCTGCAAGTGCTTCAGCTCAGATAAAACTTGGGATCAGGGGCGGGCTAAACGCTTCAAGACTGAAAAGCAGCACCGAGTTCCTGACCCCGGATCCAACGCCCTTAAATAATTATAAAATTACAGTACCCAATTACATGATGATCGGTTATCATGTAGGATTGATCGGTCAGATCCAGCTTTTTAATTTTTTTATTCAGCCTGAAGCATTGTATACCGTAACCCGTAATGATATTAATGTATATGATCTTAATTCGGCTACACCTGATAATGCGGATAATATCACTCAACGTCTTAACCGGATTGACGTTCCTATCCTCGTTGGATTTAAACTGAAAGATTTTAAAATGGAGATCGGGCCTGTGGTTACTTTCCTGGTAAGTGATGATTCTGACCTGCAGCAAATCACGCAGTATGATCTTAAGCTAAACAAAGCTTCAGCGGGTTTTCAGGCAGGCATTGGATTAGACTTCCGGCATTTATGCCTTGACCTGAAATACGAGGGAAGTTTGAGCAAATTATCCGATGGCATCAATATCGGTAATAATGAAAGGATAGGCTTCGATTCAAGGATCAGCCAGGTAATATTGAGCGCAGGTATTTATTTTTAA
- a CDS encoding SOS response-associated peptidase, which yields MCYTVKIDLTREELERRFGARMKNPDEYRRGQKIHAFSLPALPVICNDNPEEIRLYTWGLIPGWVKDSGKARDIRMKTFNARCESLAEKASFRQAYKQKRCLVLVNGFYEWQTQDRAKIPYYIGVNNEEGIALAGLYDQWLDTSTGEIINTFTIVTTKANPMLEVIHNLKKRMPVILTEENRARWLDTKTDPSICGLFEPYPESLMFAELLEKSK from the coding sequence ATGTGTTATACAGTAAAAATAGACTTAACCCGCGAGGAACTGGAAAGAAGATTCGGCGCCAGGATGAAGAATCCGGATGAATACAGGCGCGGGCAGAAAATTCATGCATTTTCATTGCCCGCGTTGCCTGTCATCTGCAATGACAATCCTGAAGAAATAAGGCTTTATACATGGGGACTTATACCCGGATGGGTGAAAGACAGTGGAAAGGCGCGTGATATCCGGATGAAGACATTCAATGCCCGTTGTGAAAGTCTTGCTGAAAAGGCATCGTTCAGGCAGGCTTATAAGCAGAAACGCTGTCTTGTGCTTGTTAACGGGTTTTATGAATGGCAGACTCAGGATAGAGCAAAGATTCCCTACTATATAGGCGTTAATAATGAAGAAGGCATTGCCCTGGCGGGTTTGTATGATCAGTGGCTGGATACCTCCACAGGCGAAATCATAAATACTTTTACGATAGTGACCACTAAAGCGAATCCCATGCTTGAAGTGATCCACAATCTCAAAAAAAGAATGCCTGTTATTCTTACCGAAGAAAATCGGGCCCGGTGGCTTGATACTAAAACGGATCCTTCTATTTGCGGTCTGTTTGAACCTTATCCTGAAAGCCTTATGTTTGCTGAATTATTAGAAAAATCAAAATAG